In Dasypus novemcinctus isolate mDasNov1 chromosome 10, mDasNov1.1.hap2, whole genome shotgun sequence, one DNA window encodes the following:
- the LOC105746248 gene encoding isocitrate dehydrogenase [NAD] subunit gamma, mitochondrial-like, with the protein MVLKMLTAARGTLKTIFPCPILGHPWEILFGYETSLRSISSHQTILPSPTYGGRHTVTLIPGEGVAPELIVHVKALFSYARVPVDFEEVKVNSTSSDEDIKNAIMSIRRNRVALKGTFEIDHNLPQYRISHYNMIRTLDLYANVIHCKNLPGVVTRHNGIDIIIVRENTEGEYSNLEYESVRGVVESLKIITKANSLRIAEYAFQLAQKMGRKKVTAVHKASVMKLGDGLFLQCCKEVASQYPQIAFENMTVDNTAMQLVSTPQQFDVMVLPNLYGSVVNKICTGLVGGSGLVPGANYGYAHAMFETAAVQTDTNLANNSVVNPAAMLLASCLMLDYLKLHSYATSIRNAVLTSIDNKNVHTPDIGGQSTTMEVMQDIMNNIHI; encoded by the coding sequence ATGGTGCTGAAGATGCTGACAGCTGCCAGAGGTACTTTGAAGACAATTTTCCCATGTCCCATTCTTGGCCATCCTTGGGAGATTTTATTTGGCTATGAGACATCCTTGAGGAGCATCTCTTCTCATCAAACAATTCTTCCATCACCCACATATGGTGGGAGGCACACGGTGACTCTGATTCCTGGGGAGGGAGTTGCGCCTGAACTTATAGTGCATGTCAAGGCTCTGTTCAGTTATGCACGTGTACCTGTGGACTTTGAGGAGGTGAAGGTGAACTCCACTTCTAGTGATGAGGACATAAAGAATGCCATCATGTCCATCCGTCGAAATCGTGTGGCCTTGAAAGGCACCTTTGAAATTGACCATAATCTGCCACAATATCGCATATCCCATTACAACATGATTCGTACCCTAGATCTCTATGCCAATGTCATCCATTGTAAGAATCTGCCAGGTGTGGTGACCAGGCACAATGGCATAGATATCATTATTGTCAGGGAAAACACGGAGGGTGAGTACAGCAACCTGGAGTACGAGAGTGTGAGAGGAGTGGTAGAGAGCCTAAAGATCATTACTAAGGCCAATTCTTTACGCATCGCTGAATATGCCTTCCAGCTGGCCCAGAAGATGGGGCGCAAGAAAGTGACAGCTGTGCACAAAGCCAGTGTCATGAAGCTGGGAGATGGCCTCTTCCTCCAGTGCTGTAAGGAAGTGGCATCCCAATATCCGCAGATTGCCTTTGAGAACATGACTGTGGACAATACTGCTATGCAGCTAGTATCCACGCCCCAGCAGTTTGATGTCATGGTTTTGCCAAATCTTTATGGCAGCGTTGTCAACAAAATCTGCACAGGATTGGTTGGGGGGTCAGGTCTTGTGCCAGGAGCCAACTATGGCTACGCGCATGCAATGTTTGAAACAGCTGCAGTGCAAACAGACACGAACCTAGCCAATAACAGTGTTGTCAACCCTGCTGCCATGCTGTTGGCAAGTTGTCTTATGCTGGACTACCTCAAGCTCCATTCCTATGCTACCTCCATTCGCAATGCAGTCTTGACATCCATAGACAATAAAAATGTCCATACCCCAGACATTGGGGGCCAGAGTACCACAATGGAAGTCATGCAAGACATCATGAATAACATCCATATCTAA